The DNA sequence CCAAAATGAACTGCTCGGTGGCCTCCGGACTGATACGGGGCAGGAGCGCCGAATAAGTGACGCGGGAGCGGATTTCCTCGTTGAGGGTCAAAGCCAGCGACTGGAGCAGCGGGGGTTGGCCCAGGAGCACGAGGTTGTGGGCGCTCTATCTGGGGTCAACCCATAGTTTGGTACCTGATGGGCCGGCGGCGGGCTCCTCGACGTTCAGCTTCCACTGAAACAACGGGGTTTTGCCCAGACCTCGGATGTCGTGAGTTGCTTCCTTGAAATCCTGGGCGGTAATGCACGCAATAATTTCCCTCTTTTTATTCAGCGGCAGCGCATTGAAGCAAATCGTCACGCCATTGGGGCGGGACAAGCCCTCGAGGCGCGCCGCCAAATTGATCGTGCCACCGGTATAATCGCGATAGCGGAAGAGCGTCGGATTGCCCTTGTCCCGATAGAGCAACCTCTGAAACGAGCCGATGGCAATGCCGATGCCCACATGATATTTTTCGGGGGCAAAATCGGCCGATAATTCAAAGAAGCGCTTGACGATCTCCTGCGAGGCAAACGCCAGGCCGGTGATTTCATCCACCGAGATGTCCGTAATCGAACCTTGCTCGGCAATCCAGATCAGCATCACGCCGTCACCGAGTTCTTTGGCAAAGGTCGTGTAGCGCTCATTTTCATTGGCCTTGAGCGTTTTACCCGAGAAACATTGGGACAAGACCCGCCGGAAGCAGGCCAGCAGGCTGATTGCATAATCCGAGTTGGCGTCCATGTAAGAGGTGAAATCCCGGATGTCGGCAAAAACGACGATGCCATTGTGCAACTCGGCTTTGACGTATTCATCTTCGAGGCCGGGGAATCGCGAGACAGGGGCGCCATTCTCGTGGACAGTGGCCGGGGAGTCGGCGGTTGGCCGGCGCGGTGAATCGAGGGTTGGGCTCGGTTGGCTCATGTGGTTTGTGCTGGCTGCGCGGCTGCCTCAGGCGGTTCACCCGGCGCGAGTTCCGGCTCGCGCAACCGGGTTTGCACCAGCAGGACATACCCGAGGACCGCTTCGGCCACTTTTTTCTGTTCGTCGCCCATTTCCATTTCGAGCAAGTTGCGCGTCGAGTGAGCCAGGTTATCCACCGGCTCGCGAATCTGGCGTCGCAAACTGTTCCGCAGCGCGCGGGTGGCGTGAGCGGCATCCAGTGAGCTGCGACGCATCCGAGCGAGCTGGGTCTCCTGCTTTTGGCGCTCGATCTGCTCGAGTTCGAGGGCGGACTGAAGTTTGGAAAGCTCGAGGTCTCGCTGGGAGGCGCCCATCAGATTGCGCTGGACCGATTCCAAGGCCTCGTTCAGGCGCTGGCGTTCGGCGGCTTCCTTTTGCAATTTCGCCTCCCGCTCCTGCAGCGTGCTTTGGGCGGTTTGAAGTTCTTGTTCGAGTGTTTCGCGCCCGCGCGATTGGTTTTGCAGTTCGCGCTGAAGTTTCTCGAAGCTCTCGGCCATGCGCTGGCGTTCGGCGGTTTCGCGCTGGAGACGGCCCTCGTGCTCGCGCGCCGCGTTCAAGCTCGCCTCAAGACGGCTTTGCAGCTCCTGCCGCGCGCCCTCGAATTTCTTGTGCGCCTCTTCAAAGAAGGCAAGGTCCTTGCGAAGCTGGGCATTGACCTCCTTTGCTTTTTGCGATTGTTCCTCGGCCAACTGGCGCTCGGCTTGCTGCTGCTCGAGGTCTGCGGTGCAGCGGTCCAGGGCCTGGGTGGTTTGGCGCTGTTGTTCTTCCAGAGAGTTGATGCGCGCCTGGTCCTCGCGCTGGGCCTGGAGTGTCCGGCCCAGGTCCTGGTGCAATGCCTGGAGGCGTCCACTCAGTTCGACGGCCCGTTGCTCGCTGCGCTGCCGTTCGCCCCGTTCCTTGGCCAACTCCGCTGTAACCCGCGCCAGGGCGGCGACACTTTGCCGTACCTGTTGGTCCAAATCGCCTGCCGGCGCCCCGTTCGCAGCTTCGGCCCCTGCCGGGCGTGTTTCGAGTTCCTTGAGCCGCGCGGCGGAGTCGGCGCCAACCTTTTGCTCCTGGGCCAATTTGTTGGAAAGTTCCTCGTGCGCCCGGCGGGCCTGGCCCAATTGCTGTTCAAACTGGGCGCAACGCGCCTCGGCTTGCTGGCGGGCCTGTTGGTCGCCTGCGGCCGCCGCCTCCAACTGCCGGCGCAACTCGGCCAGGGCGTGTTGTTGTTGCTGCTTTTGCTTCTCCAGCTCGACCGCCCCCTGCTGCTGTTGGTCAAAGGAGC is a window from the Verrucomicrobiia bacterium genome containing:
- a CDS encoding adenylate/guanylate cyclase domain-containing protein → MSQPSPTLDSPRRPTADSPATVHENGAPVSRFPGLEDEYVKAELHNGIVVFADIRDFTSYMDANSDYAISLLACFRRVLSQCFSGKTLKANENERYTTFAKELGDGVMLIWIAEQGSITDISVDEITGLAFASQEIVKRFFELSADFAPEKYHVGIGIAIGSFQRLLYRDKGNPTLFRYRDYTGGTINLAARLEGLSRPNGVTICFNALPLNKKREIIACITAQDFKEATHDIRGLGKTPLFQWKLNVEEPAAGPSGTKLWVDPR